One genomic region from Campylobacter concisus encodes:
- a CDS encoding chemotaxis protein: MKFIKILTFIALLLSSCMAANYANAFEKVGILEDGVYRFSQNGIGVKKDLLVKVISVQNLDSSRKKIISMLNIPKKSKITDFKTSDAGVIVWPFYEFEGKFITTIIVENIKKEDSDQKLIKMLELKHPFYSTILARRKGAKDAIDVKYVLNFKEAKLVKSFKNHP; encoded by the coding sequence ATGAAATTTATAAAAATTTTAACGTTTATAGCACTTTTGCTCTCTAGCTGTATGGCTGCAAACTACGCTAACGCCTTTGAAAAAGTTGGCATCCTTGAAGACGGCGTTTACCGCTTTAGCCAAAATGGCATAGGAGTCAAAAAAGACCTGCTTGTAAAGGTGATCTCAGTGCAAAACTTGGATAGCTCACGCAAAAAGATCATCTCCATGCTAAATATCCCTAAAAAATCTAAAATCACAGACTTTAAAACAAGCGATGCAGGCGTTATAGTCTGGCCATTTTACGAGTTTGAGGGCAAATTTATAACGACAATAATCGTTGAAAATATAAAAAAAGAAGATAGCGATCAAAAACTGATTAAAATGCTTGAACTTAAGCATCCATTTTACTCAACGATCCTCGCTCGAAGAAAAGGTGCTAAAGACGCCATAGACGTGAAATACGTGCTAAATTTCAAAGAGGCAAAGCTGGTAAAATCGTTTAAAAACCACCCTTAA